One genomic segment of [Phormidium] sp. ETS-05 includes these proteins:
- a CDS encoding glutaredoxin family protein → MRLILYSKPGCHLCEGLLEKLEQVRSLSLEVEVRDITTVEDWFQAYQYEVPVLCQESISGEGVQEQRLPRISPRASVAQVEQMLSKFFPPP, encoded by the coding sequence ATGCGATTGATTTTGTATAGCAAGCCGGGATGCCACTTGTGCGAGGGATTGCTGGAAAAGCTCGAACAAGTGCGCTCCTTGAGCTTAGAGGTGGAAGTCAGAGATATCACGACTGTGGAGGACTGGTTCCAAGCATATCAGTACGAGGTGCCAGTTTTATGTCAAGAATCCATATCTGGGGAGGGTGTTCAAGAACAAAGGCTCCCCCGCATCTCCCCCCGCGCCAGCGTCGCACAAGTGGAACAAATGCTGAGCAAATTTTTTCCGCCACCATGA